One Bubalus bubalis isolate 160015118507 breed Murrah chromosome 10, NDDB_SH_1, whole genome shotgun sequence genomic window carries:
- the LOC102412491 gene encoding trace amine-associated receptor 7a-like has protein sequence MNSSSSTVAAVQLCYEHLNGSCVKTPYSPGPRLILYTVFSFGAVLAVFGNLLVMVSILHFKQLHSPTNCLIASLACADFLVGVTVMPFSTVRSVESCWYFGESYCKFHTCFDGSFCYASIYHLCFISLDRYIAITDPLVYPTKFTMSVSGMCIAFSWLFSIIYSFSLLGTGANAAGLEDLVSALTCVGGCQFAVNQSWVLVNFILFFIPTLVMIVLYSNVFLIAKQQARKIENLRNKTGRCSNSFQDRVAKRERKAAKTLGIAVLAFLVSWLPYFLDSIIDAFLGFITPTYVYEILVWIAYYNSAMNPLIYAFFYPWFRKAIKLIVTGKVLRENSSTVNLFSG, from the coding sequence ATGAACAGCAGCTCATCCACTGTTGCAGCTGTGCAGCTCTGCTACGAGCACCTGAATGGATCCTGTGTGAAAACCCCCTACTCACCAGGTCCCCGCCTCATCCTGTACACAGTGTTCAGCTTTGGAGCTGTGCTGGCTGTATTTGGAAACCTCTTGGTAATGGTTTCCATTCTTCACTTCAAGCAGCTGCATTCTCCAACCAATTGCTTGATTGCCTCCCTGGCCTGTGCAGACTTCTTGGTGGGAGTGACTGTGATGCCCTTCAGCACAGTGAGGTCCGTGGAGAGCTGCTGGTACTTTGGGGAAAGTTACTGTAAATTTCACACTTGTTTTGATGGGTCATTCTGTTATGCTTCCATCTACCACTTGTGCTTTATCTCTCTGGACAGGTATATTGCGATCACTGATCCCCTGGTCTATCCAACTAAGTTCACTATGTCTGTTTCTGGCATGTGTATTGCCTTCTCCTGGCTCTTTTcgattatttattctttttcccttcttgGCACAGGAGCGAATGCAGCTGGACTGGAGGATCTAGTAAGTGCTCTCACCTGTGTGGGAGGCTGTCAATTTGCAGTGAATCAAAGTTGGGTATTagtgaatttcattttattcttcattccCACCCTTGTGATGATAGTTCTTTACTCCAATGTTTTCCTCATCGCTAAACAACAGGCTAGAAAAATTGAGAATCTGAGAAATAAGACTGGGCGATGCTCAAACAGCTTCCAAGACAGAGTGgccaagagggagagaaaggctgCAAAAACGCTGGGCATCGCAGTGCTAGCGTTTCTGGTCTCTTGGCTGCCTTACTTCCTGGATTCCATCATTGATGCCTTCCTAGGCTTCATCACTCCCACATATGTTTATGAAATATTGGTTTGGATTGCTTATTATAACTCAGCTATGAACCCCTTGATTTATGCATTCTTTTATCCTTGGTTTCGAAAAGCCATCAAACTCATTGTCACTGGCAAAGTCTTGAGAGAGAATTCCTCAacagtaaatttattttctgggtAA
- the LOC112587288 gene encoding trace amine-associated receptor 7a-like, whose translation MSSASPSAAAVQLCYEHLNGSCVKTPYSPGPRLILYTVFIFGAVLTVFGNLLVMISILHFKQLHSPTNFLIASLACADFLVGVTVMPFSTVRSVESCWYFGQRYCQLHSCFDGSFCYASIYHLCFISLDRYIVVTDPLVYPTRFTVSVSGMCIASSWLFSIIFSFSLLGTGANAAGLEDLVSALTCVGGCQIAVNQSWVFVSFLVFFLPTLVMITVYFKIFLIAKQQARKIESLNNKTGRCSESFQDRVAKRERKAARTLGVAVLAFLVSWLPYFLDSIIDAFLGFITPTYVYEILVWIAYYNSAMNPLIYAFFYPWFRKAIKFIVTGKVLRVNSSTVNLFSG comes from the coding sequence ATGAGCAGTGCGTCTCCTTCTGCTGCAGCTGTGCAGCTCTGCTACGAGCACCTGAATGGATCCTGTGTGAAAACCCCCTACTCACCAGGCCCCCGCCTCATCCTGTACACAGTGTTCATCTTTGGAGCTGTgctgactgtatttggaaatctCCTGGTGATGATTTCCATTCTCCACTTCAAGCAGCTGCATTCTCCTACCAACTTCTTGATTGCTTCTCTGGCCTGTGCAGACTTCTTGGTGGGAGTGACTGTGATGCCCTTCAGCACAGTGAGGTCCGTGGAGAGCTGCTGGTACTTTGGGCAGCGTTACTGTCAACTCCACTCTTGTTTTGATGGCTCATTCTGTTATGCTTCCATCTACCACTTGTGCTTTATCTCTCTGGACAGGTATATTGTGGTCACTGACCCCCTGGTCTACCCAACCAGGTTCACTGTGTCTGTTTCTGGCATGTGTATTGCCTCCTCTTGgctcttttctattattttttctttttcccttcttggCACAGGAGCAAATGCAGCTGGACTGGAGGATCTAGTAAGTGCTCTCACCTGTGTGGGAGGCTGTCAAATTGCAGTGAATCAGAGTTGGGTATTTGTCAGTTTCCTTGtattcttcctccccacccttgTCATGATAACTGTTTACTTCAAGATTTTCCTCATTGCTAAACAGCAGGCTAGAAAAATTGAGAGTCTGAACAACAAGACTGGGCGATGCTCAGAAAGCTTCCAAGACAGAGTGgccaagagggagagaaaggcagCGAGAACACTGGGTGTCGCAGTGTTAGCGTTTCTGGTCTCCTGGCTGCCTTACTTTCTGGATTCCATCATTGATGCCTTCCTAGGTTTCATCACTCCCACATATGTTTATGAAATACTGGTTTGGATTGCTTATTATAACTCAGCTATGAACCCCTTGatttatgctttcttttatcCTTGGTTTCGAAAAGCCATCAAATTCATTGTCACTGGCAAAGTCTTGAGAGTGAATTCCTCAacagtaaatttattttctgggtAA